A genomic segment from Flavobacterium sp. 9R encodes:
- a CDS encoding cytochrome c, translating into MKTNFSFLLVMVLFIIGGHLVSAQESDWKAPKTADALKNPFKGNTKATAEGKRIYEQMCVLCHGIKGKGNGEAGLTLDKKPANFLAFKVKKESDGVIFWKITNGKPPMASYEELLTEDQRWELVNYIRELEK; encoded by the coding sequence ATGAAAACCAATTTTTCTTTTTTATTAGTTATGGTTTTATTCATCATCGGAGGACATCTTGTTTCTGCTCAAGAATCAGATTGGAAAGCCCCAAAAACTGCCGATGCACTCAAAAATCCTTTCAAAGGCAATACAAAGGCTACCGCTGAAGGAAAACGTATTTACGAACAAATGTGTGTACTGTGTCACGGAATAAAAGGAAAAGGAAATGGAGAAGCTGGACTTACTTTGGATAAAAAACCAGCTAACTTCTTAGCCTTCAAAGTTAAAAAAGAATCAGACGGTGTGATTTTTTGGAAAATCACCAATGGAAAACCCCCAATGGCTTCTTACGAAGAATTATTAACCGAAGACCAACGCTGGGAATTGGTGAATTACATAAGAGAACTTGAAAAATAA
- a CDS encoding serine hydrolase, giving the protein MTLIKKANIAQLLVLSLAITSCAKEIKKVELTDAQLPKNVLPILKPAAKDSTELTASYIQEKRAKIDAFYKKNWPNNTMNGSFLVAQNGQIIYEKYNGLANLRDKDTITSETPLHIASVSKVLTATVILKLVNAKRLDLDQKVTTLLDRFPYPDVTIRTLLNHRSGIRNYSYFTDRKANIWDRHKTLTNQDLLDLMATKNIGLEFRTDSRFAYCNTNYAMLALIIEKVTKLSYIEAMNKMLFQPLGMTHSFVCDIKKDKKRIVPSYKANKVEIGIDYLDGVYGDKNIYSTPRDLLKFDLARNAKNFLEPGLWEQVFKPYSNERKGTKNYGLGIRMINWETGQNFYFHNGWWHGNTSSYITLPKEKVTIIALSNKMTKNTYAVRKLATLFGDYPFKLDDIE; this is encoded by the coding sequence ATGACTCTTATTAAAAAAGCAAATATAGCACAATTACTTGTCCTTTCTTTGGCAATTACCTCCTGTGCAAAAGAAATAAAAAAAGTAGAATTAACCGATGCACAGCTCCCAAAAAACGTACTTCCGATACTCAAACCAGCTGCAAAAGATAGTACTGAATTAACAGCCTCTTATATTCAAGAAAAAAGAGCAAAAATTGACGCTTTTTACAAAAAAAACTGGCCCAATAACACTATGAACGGAAGTTTTTTAGTGGCGCAAAATGGCCAAATTATTTATGAAAAATACAATGGATTAGCGAACCTTAGGGATAAAGATACAATTACAAGCGAAACCCCATTGCACATAGCTTCAGTAAGTAAAGTTTTGACTGCGACAGTTATTTTGAAATTGGTGAATGCAAAACGATTGGATTTAGACCAAAAAGTAACCACTTTGTTAGATCGATTTCCTTATCCTGATGTTACCATAAGAACCTTATTAAATCACAGAAGTGGGATACGCAACTATTCGTATTTTACAGACAGAAAGGCCAATATTTGGGACCGACACAAAACGTTGACCAATCAGGATTTATTGGATTTGATGGCGACCAAAAACATAGGTTTAGAATTTAGAACAGACAGTCGTTTTGCATATTGCAACACTAATTATGCGATGCTTGCTTTAATTATAGAAAAAGTTACCAAACTTTCTTATATAGAAGCTATGAACAAAATGCTGTTTCAACCTTTGGGAATGACACATTCCTTTGTTTGTGACATAAAAAAAGACAAGAAAAGAATTGTACCTTCTTACAAAGCGAACAAAGTAGAAATCGGAATCGATTATTTGGATGGCGTTTATGGAGATAAAAACATTTATTCCACTCCGAGAGATTTACTCAAATTTGATTTGGCAAGAAATGCTAAAAACTTCTTGGAGCCTGGATTATGGGAACAAGTTTTTAAACCGTATAGCAATGAGCGAAAAGGAACCAAAAACTATGGCCTTGGGATTAGAATGATCAATTGGGAAACCGGTCAGAATTTTTATTTTCACAATGGTTGGTGGCATGGGAATACCTCTTCCTACATAACTTTGCCAAAAGAAAAAGTTACTATTATTGCTTTATCCAATAAAATGACTAAAAACACCTATGCGGTTAGAAAATTAGCAACTTTGTTTGGCGATTATCCTTTCAAGTTAGACGACATAGAGTAA
- a CDS encoding GEVED domain-containing protein codes for MRKNYFTFKNLRQLCFALCLGVTVQAQTYTSWKVGSTTDVTTTTTGGMCLMGGGIDNDDAIKWMFQKAGGGDVVVLRSAGTDGYNTYMYSELGVPVNSVETIIIDTRAKASIAAIATKIRNAEALFISGGDQATYVSYWKDTPVEDAINYLINTKKVPVGGTSAGCAILGQFYYSAANTSIVSADALANPYATGVTIGVNDFLSSPYLANVITDTHYDNPDRRGRQTAFLARMWKDLGAGLNAKGIGVFEKTAVCIDQNGLARVFAPTTASFAYFYQIESNSTPETVVSGTPLTWNNAGKGVKIVKIPGNTAGSNTFDLNNWTTTSGSGISWGNIKVISGTLTETLGGTPPGGTPSCATPSGVTASAITNTSATISWTSTTATSYTVRYKTTAATAWTTLPNTTSTSSALTGLTLGTSYNVEVIGNCTSGASTAGTAQFITTGGTTVITYCASKGNSAATEWISKVVIGTINNTSGANGGYADFSAQSTSIAKGTATTLTLTPGFSATRSLYWKVYIDYNNNGLFTDSGEDVYGVFSSSTLTPSITVPASAVAGPIRMRVIVSYNAITSPCGTYNYGETEDYTLNVGGTTTPPATYCASKGNSATSEWISKVAIGTISNTSGKNGGYADFSAQSTTITKGTAATLTLTPGFSATRSLYWKVFVDYNNNGQFTDAGEEVYSVYSSSTLTPSITAPASAVTGAVRMRVIVSYNSITSPCGTYNYGETEDYTLNITTSAAKAIALKEAINEDTVVVENDATSKKIAVYPNPAREDFNIEFDSKKEDKVSIHIFSLSGNEEKNIEVKSEKGANRIRTTTNGLVPGHYIVKVIRSGEVLTSKMIISN; via the coding sequence ATGAGAAAAAATTATTTTACATTTAAGAATCTTCGGCAACTGTGTTTTGCCTTGTGTTTAGGAGTAACTGTTCAAGCACAAACCTATACAAGCTGGAAAGTGGGTAGTACCACAGATGTTACAACAACAACTACTGGCGGTATGTGTTTGATGGGTGGAGGAATAGATAACGATGATGCCATCAAATGGATGTTTCAAAAAGCAGGAGGAGGAGATGTGGTTGTTTTGCGTTCCGCGGGAACCGATGGTTATAATACTTATATGTATTCTGAGTTGGGTGTGCCGGTAAATTCAGTAGAGACGATAATTATAGATACTAGAGCAAAAGCAAGTATTGCAGCGATAGCTACAAAAATCAGAAATGCGGAAGCTTTGTTTATTTCGGGAGGCGACCAAGCGACTTATGTTTCCTATTGGAAAGATACCCCAGTAGAAGACGCAATCAATTATTTAATCAATACCAAAAAAGTACCAGTTGGCGGAACTAGTGCGGGTTGTGCTATTTTAGGGCAATTTTACTATAGCGCTGCCAATACAAGTATTGTTTCTGCTGATGCATTGGCTAATCCCTATGCTACTGGGGTTACCATAGGTGTCAATGACTTTTTATCTAGCCCTTATTTGGCTAATGTGATTACGGATACCCATTATGATAATCCTGATCGTAGAGGAAGACAAACTGCTTTTTTAGCAAGAATGTGGAAGGATTTAGGCGCTGGATTGAATGCAAAAGGGATTGGAGTATTTGAAAAAACAGCAGTGTGTATCGACCAAAACGGATTGGCACGTGTTTTTGCTCCAACAACAGCTAGCTTTGCTTATTTCTACCAAATCGAATCGAATTCTACTCCAGAAACGGTTGTTTCGGGAACGCCTTTAACTTGGAATAATGCCGGAAAAGGAGTTAAGATTGTTAAGATTCCGGGTAATACCGCTGGTTCCAATACTTTCGATTTAAACAATTGGACGACTACTTCTGGTAGTGGAATCTCTTGGGGTAACATCAAAGTAATTAGCGGTACTTTGACAGAAACACTAGGCGGTACACCTCCAGGAGGGACGCCTTCTTGTGCTACACCTTCAGGGGTAACGGCTAGTGCAATTACTAATACAAGTGCAACAATATCTTGGACATCTACTACAGCAACTAGCTACACGGTTCGTTACAAAACAACAGCTGCAACTGCTTGGACTACATTACCCAATACCACTTCTACATCATCAGCGCTAACGGGGCTTACTTTGGGAACTTCCTATAATGTTGAGGTAATTGGAAATTGTACTTCGGGTGCTTCTACTGCAGGAACTGCTCAATTTATAACTACTGGAGGAACAACAGTTATAACTTATTGTGCTTCTAAAGGAAATAGTGCTGCTACTGAGTGGATTAGTAAAGTAGTTATTGGAACAATTAATAATACATCTGGAGCAAACGGTGGTTATGCTGATTTCTCTGCACAATCAACTTCAATTGCTAAAGGTACTGCTACAACATTGACCTTAACGCCTGGTTTTAGTGCAACCAGAAGTTTGTATTGGAAAGTATATATTGACTATAATAATAATGGATTGTTTACTGATTCGGGTGAAGATGTGTATGGTGTTTTTAGTAGCAGCACACTTACTCCTTCAATTACAGTTCCAGCTTCAGCAGTAGCAGGTCCAATAAGAATGCGTGTTATTGTGAGTTATAATGCTATAACTTCACCTTGTGGAACTTATAATTATGGTGAAACAGAGGATTATACTTTAAATGTAGGAGGGACAACTACTCCTCCAGCTACCTATTGTGCCTCAAAAGGAAATAGCGCTACTAGCGAATGGATATCCAAAGTGGCTATAGGAACAATTTCTAATACTTCGGGAAAAAATGGTGGTTACGCTGATTTTTCTGCACAATCGACCACAATAACTAAAGGAACTGCAGCTACATTAACTTTAACCCCAGGTTTTAGTGCAACTAGAAGTTTGTATTGGAAAGTGTTTGTAGATTATAACAATAATGGTCAATTCACAGATGCAGGTGAGGAAGTATACAGTGTTTATAGCAGTAGTACACTTACCCCATCAATTACAGCTCCTGCTTCTGCGGTTACAGGTGCAGTAAGAATGCGAGTTATTGTTAGTTACAATTCGATTACCTCTCCTTGTGGGACATACAACTATGGTGAGACAGAAGATTACACCTTAAACATTACTACTTCTGCAGCCAAAGCTATAGCCTTGAAAGAGGCAATCAATGAAGATACTGTTGTGGTTGAGAATGATGCAACTTCCAAAAAAATAGCTGTGTATCCTAACCCTGCAAGAGAAGATTTTAATATTGAGTTTGATAGTAAAAAAGAGGACAAGGTATCGATTCACATTTTTTCTTTAAGTGGCAATGAAGAGAAAAATATAGAAGTGAAATCTGAAAAAGGGGCGAATAGAATTAGAACAACAACCAATGGTTTGGTTCCTGGCCATTATATTGTGAAAGTGATAAGATCCGGTGAAGTGCTTACTTCAAAAATGATCATTTCGAATTAG
- a CDS encoding NAD(P)-dependent oxidoreductase — MKFGIIKERKNPPDRRVVFSPNEIKTIQEQFPVVSFKVEPSDIRIFSDAEYQNLGIEVTDDLSDCEVLFGVKEVPVEALIPNKKYFFFSHTIKKQPYNQKLLQAVLEKNIELYDHETIVDAANKRLIGFGRYAGIVGAYNAIRAFGIKFELFKMPKASTLKGREALVQQVKRQIIPPIKIVVTGTGKVGGGVKEMLLEMKIKEVSVENFLTKKFTQPVFTQIDVLEYNKRIDGQKLDTKDFYKNPSEYESDFERFTKVADIYISGHFHANAAPQILSQKMLQASDCAIKIVADVSCDVNGPIACTLRASTIEEPLYGYLPIENKEVDVFHPAAIVVMAVDNLPCELPKDASEGFGEMFTQHVIPAFFNNDADGILERAKMTQNGELTERFSYLQDYVAKK; from the coding sequence ATGAAGTTTGGAATTATCAAAGAAAGAAAAAACCCACCAGATAGAAGAGTTGTTTTTTCTCCCAATGAAATCAAAACCATTCAAGAACAATTTCCTGTAGTATCTTTTAAAGTGGAACCTTCTGATATTCGTATTTTTTCGGATGCAGAATATCAAAACTTGGGAATCGAAGTTACTGATGATTTGTCCGACTGCGAAGTCTTATTTGGTGTCAAAGAAGTTCCTGTAGAAGCTTTAATTCCTAATAAAAAATACTTCTTTTTTTCTCATACCATCAAAAAACAACCTTACAATCAAAAATTATTGCAAGCCGTTTTAGAGAAAAACATAGAATTATACGATCATGAAACTATCGTTGATGCGGCTAATAAAAGACTGATTGGTTTTGGACGTTATGCAGGTATAGTAGGAGCGTATAACGCAATTCGTGCTTTTGGAATTAAATTCGAATTGTTTAAAATGCCAAAAGCATCTACTTTGAAAGGGAGAGAAGCTTTGGTACAGCAAGTAAAAAGACAAATCATTCCTCCTATAAAAATTGTAGTTACGGGTACAGGAAAAGTGGGGGGTGGAGTGAAGGAGATGCTGTTAGAGATGAAAATCAAAGAGGTTTCTGTTGAAAATTTTTTAACCAAAAAATTTACGCAACCGGTATTTACTCAAATAGATGTTTTAGAGTACAATAAAAGAATTGATGGTCAAAAATTAGATACTAAAGATTTTTATAAAAACCCATCAGAATACGAATCCGATTTTGAGCGTTTTACGAAAGTAGCAGATATTTATATTTCAGGCCATTTTCACGCAAATGCTGCTCCTCAAATTCTATCTCAAAAAATGTTACAAGCCAGTGATTGTGCGATTAAGATTGTAGCCGATGTATCTTGTGATGTAAATGGCCCAATTGCTTGTACCTTGAGAGCTTCTACTATAGAAGAGCCTTTGTATGGCTATTTGCCAATTGAAAACAAAGAAGTGGATGTATTTCATCCTGCCGCAATTGTGGTAATGGCAGTGGATAATTTGCCTTGTGAATTGCCCAAAGATGCGAGTGAAGGTTTTGGTGAAATGTTTACGCAACACGTAATTCCAGCATTTTTTAATAATGATGCTGATGGAATTTTAGAGCGAGCTAAAATGACTCAAAATGGGGAATTAACAGAACGTTTTAGTTATTTGCAAGACTACGTTGCAAAAAAGTAA
- a CDS encoding NADP-dependent glyceraldehyde-3-phosphate dehydrogenase: protein MEVIPQEYQIHTLVNQDTYLVNGELKKWTGKTTPVYSTISSTADYAPTLLGSIPFMGEAEALEAVEAAHNAYNNGQGLWPTMKVADRIKCMENFVSQMKSTREEVVKLLMWEIGKSLGDSEKEFDRTVEYIYDTIESLKELNSRSAHFSKVQGIHAMVRRGPLGVVLCLGPYNYPLNETFSLLIPALIMGNPVIFKPAKHGVLLISPLLEAFRSSFPKGAINILYGRGREVATPVMQSGKVDLLALIGNSKSAIALQDQHPNKNRLRLILGLEAKNPAIILPDADLDLAIQECITGSLSFNGQRCTALKVLYVHESIASEFNTRFAAKVDELKFGNPWEKGVMLTPLPEVEKPNYIQELIDDAVAKGAKVINAKGGQKTENSIFPAVVFPVNKDMRVYHEEQFGPIVPILTFKDIQEPLNDMAESNYGQQVSLFGKDIKTIAPLIDTLVNLVCRVNLNSSCQRGPDVFPFTGRKDSAVATLSIHDALRSFSIRTFVASKDNAYNNAILQDLLNSKESNFINTDYIL, encoded by the coding sequence ATGGAAGTAATACCTCAAGAATATCAAATACATACTCTTGTCAATCAAGATACTTATCTCGTAAATGGTGAGTTGAAAAAGTGGACAGGAAAAACAACCCCTGTATATTCAACTATTTCCTCTACTGCAGATTATGCTCCAACTTTATTAGGTTCTATCCCATTTATGGGTGAAGCCGAAGCTTTAGAAGCGGTAGAAGCGGCACACAATGCTTACAATAATGGCCAAGGTTTATGGCCTACAATGAAAGTAGCGGATCGTATCAAATGTATGGAAAACTTCGTTTCTCAAATGAAGTCAACAAGAGAAGAAGTGGTAAAATTGTTGATGTGGGAAATAGGAAAGTCTTTGGGCGATTCCGAAAAAGAATTTGACAGAACCGTTGAGTACATTTATGATACTATCGAAAGTTTGAAAGAATTAAACAGTCGTAGTGCTCATTTTTCAAAAGTACAAGGAATTCATGCCATGGTGCGTCGTGGTCCATTAGGCGTTGTACTTTGTTTAGGACCTTACAATTATCCTTTAAATGAAACCTTTTCATTGCTGATTCCCGCTTTGATTATGGGAAATCCAGTAATTTTTAAACCTGCAAAACACGGTGTTTTATTGATTTCTCCTTTATTAGAAGCTTTTAGAAGTAGTTTTCCAAAAGGAGCCATCAATATTTTATATGGACGTGGAAGAGAGGTAGCGACTCCAGTAATGCAATCTGGAAAAGTAGATTTATTGGCCTTGATAGGTAACAGTAAATCGGCCATTGCTTTGCAAGACCAGCACCCGAATAAAAACCGTTTGCGTTTGATTTTAGGATTAGAAGCCAAAAATCCAGCAATCATTTTACCTGATGCCGATTTGGATTTGGCGATTCAAGAATGTATCACAGGTTCTCTTTCGTTCAATGGACAACGTTGTACTGCCTTGAAAGTATTGTATGTTCACGAATCGATTGCAAGTGAATTCAATACGCGTTTTGCAGCAAAAGTTGATGAATTGAAATTCGGAAACCCGTGGGAAAAAGGCGTTATGCTTACCCCACTTCCAGAGGTTGAAAAACCAAATTATATTCAAGAATTAATTGATGATGCTGTCGCAAAAGGAGCAAAAGTTATCAATGCGAAAGGTGGGCAAAAAACCGAAAATTCAATTTTTCCTGCAGTTGTTTTTCCAGTAAATAAAGACATGCGGGTGTACCATGAAGAGCAATTTGGACCAATCGTTCCTATTTTGACTTTCAAAGACATTCAAGAGCCGTTGAATGATATGGCGGAATCCAATTACGGACAGCAAGTAAGTTTGTTTGGAAAAGATATCAAAACCATTGCGCCACTAATTGATACTTTGGTCAATTTGGTTTGTAGAGTAAATTTAAATAGCTCTTGCCAAAGAGGACCAGACGTGTTCCCGTTTACTGGACGAAAAGATTCTGCTGTTGCTACATTGAGTATTCATGATGCGTTGCGCTCATTCTCTATCAGAACTTTTGTAGCGTCAAAAGACAATGCTTACAATAATGCGATTCTGCAAGATTTATTAAATAGCAAAGAATCTAATTTTATCAATACAGATTACATATTGTAA
- a CDS encoding peptidase M61, with protein MKKHLLLLLLLQLVIWSCSTTKDTVRSSKNEVKATLDLVNVSNDKVKVTVKPAQITATTISYQLAKIIPGTYAIADYGRYVDDFKAYDASGKELTVTKKDVNTWTISNANQLDRVEYLVNDTYDSEEGQAFAENSTTIFSPAGTNILQGENFMLNLCGFVGYFDNQKDFTYKLTVNHPKDLVGTTALIDTDKSDTNDIFQLSRYAEVVDSPIMYAKPDVSSFSVDGMDVYLHVYSPRNKSINSQALLPDIKKMITAQKKFLGKINTTKKYAILVYITSMNNDDAKGLGALEHNTSTTATFKDDMKITELIHVISHEFFHTLTPLKVHSKEIHDFDFNQPQMSQHLWMYEGFTEYFANLFQVKEGLIDAAVFYNTMSEKLLNSRTYFKDDLSFTEMSKNVLVPAMKKQYPNVYEKGALMAMCLDVIIRDKSNGKRGILSVMGELSQIYGPTRPFDDNAFIAEFTKITYPEVGEFLQTHIVKGVPINYNEYLSKVGVSTIKVQIPVKIAFYFDNKMFLKMDEKKNVYIDAKDGSNEFIKAIGFENNDQVMELNGIPVNGEDINKLLMPVYGLEVGAPFKAKIIRNGSEKQLSGSVKLNTSEGDGFRYTDTSKQALNQLWLKG; from the coding sequence ATGAAAAAGCATTTATTACTGCTACTCTTGTTACAATTAGTAATATGGAGTTGTTCAACTACTAAGGATACAGTTCGTTCTTCTAAAAACGAAGTAAAAGCTACATTAGATTTAGTGAATGTGTCTAATGATAAAGTAAAAGTGACGGTAAAGCCAGCACAAATTACGGCAACAACAATTTCGTATCAATTAGCCAAGATTATTCCCGGTACGTATGCAATTGCTGATTATGGGCGTTATGTTGATGATTTCAAGGCCTATGATGCGTCAGGAAAAGAACTTACAGTGACTAAAAAAGATGTGAATACCTGGACAATCTCTAATGCCAATCAATTGGACCGTGTAGAATACCTAGTTAACGACACCTATGATTCTGAAGAAGGGCAAGCATTTGCCGAAAATTCTACCACCATTTTCTCTCCAGCGGGAACTAATATTTTACAAGGTGAAAATTTTATGCTGAACCTTTGTGGATTTGTGGGGTATTTTGATAACCAAAAAGACTTTACTTATAAACTAACAGTAAATCACCCAAAAGATTTAGTGGGAACAACTGCATTAATCGATACGGATAAAAGTGATACAAATGACATTTTTCAATTGTCGCGCTACGCCGAAGTAGTAGACAGTCCAATTATGTATGCCAAACCAGATGTGTCTTCATTTTCTGTAGACGGAATGGATGTGTATTTGCACGTATACTCTCCACGAAATAAAAGCATTAATTCACAAGCGCTGCTACCCGATATCAAGAAAATGATAACTGCACAGAAAAAATTCTTGGGCAAGATTAATACCACTAAAAAGTATGCAATCCTTGTATATATCACCTCAATGAACAACGATGATGCTAAAGGTTTGGGGGCTTTAGAACATAATACTTCAACTACGGCCACTTTTAAGGATGATATGAAAATAACGGAATTGATTCACGTTATTTCTCATGAGTTTTTCCATACACTAACACCGCTTAAAGTACATTCGAAAGAAATACACGATTTTGATTTTAATCAACCGCAGATGTCACAACATTTGTGGATGTATGAAGGTTTTACAGAATACTTCGCCAATCTATTCCAAGTAAAAGAAGGTTTGATTGATGCCGCTGTTTTTTATAATACGATGAGCGAAAAGTTATTGAATTCAAGAACCTACTTCAAAGACGATTTGTCGTTTACTGAAATGAGTAAAAATGTTTTGGTTCCTGCAATGAAAAAACAATATCCCAACGTCTACGAAAAAGGAGCGCTGATGGCCATGTGCTTGGATGTTATTATTAGAGATAAAAGTAACGGTAAACGAGGAATCCTAAGCGTTATGGGTGAATTATCACAAATATACGGACCAACAAGACCCTTCGACGACAATGCCTTTATAGCAGAGTTCACAAAAATTACCTATCCAGAAGTAGGGGAGTTTTTGCAAACACACATTGTAAAAGGAGTGCCTATCAATTATAACGAATACTTGTCAAAAGTTGGGGTATCTACCATTAAAGTCCAAATACCAGTTAAAATCGCATTCTATTTTGACAATAAGATGTTCTTAAAAATGGATGAAAAGAAAAATGTCTATATAGATGCCAAAGACGGCTCAAATGAGTTTATCAAAGCAATTGGTTTTGAAAATAATGACCAAGTAATGGAATTAAATGGAATCCCAGTAAACGGAGAAGACATCAATAAATTACTGATGCCTGTTTATGGGTTAGAAGTAGGAGCACCATTTAAGGCGAAAATTATTCGAAATGGTAGCGAAAAACAATTGAGTGGGTCAGTAAAATTAAATACATCTGAAGGCGATGGATTCCGCTATACAGATACGTCCAAACAAGCTTTAAATCAATTGTGGTTAAAAGGTTAA
- a CDS encoding Rrf2 family transcriptional regulator: MLSQKTKYALKALLYLAQQKEGEIAKTIAISEGANIPKKFLEQILLDLKRAHFVGSKQGKLGGYYLLKSKDAITLADIHRLFDGAIALLPCASLNFYERCSDCADEATCHLRHGLISVREETLKSMQQITIASLVTQQ; encoded by the coding sequence ATGCTATCACAAAAAACCAAATATGCCTTAAAGGCACTGCTTTATTTGGCACAACAAAAAGAAGGTGAAATAGCCAAAACGATAGCTATTTCTGAAGGAGCTAACATCCCCAAAAAATTCTTAGAGCAAATTTTATTAGACTTAAAACGCGCTCATTTTGTTGGTAGTAAACAAGGAAAATTAGGAGGGTATTACCTTTTGAAATCCAAAGATGCAATTACTTTGGCCGACATACATCGTTTATTCGATGGGGCCATCGCGTTATTGCCATGTGCTTCGCTCAATTTCTACGAGCGTTGTTCGGATTGCGCAGACGAAGCCACTTGCCACTTGCGCCACGGCCTAATCTCAGTTCGTGAAGAAACGCTAAAATCCATGCAACAAATTACGATTGCCTCTTTGGTAACGCAACAATAA
- a CDS encoding DUF1826 domain-containing protein has protein sequence MSTTFFDNDQIGTVATFSELVQTEFEGKQNALCWYRNLEGDFKEIVSQLQLKEDITEVSREDLLALQLSEMGIKARAIILEDLRVLTDFGASPSLNLLKCYERDDAFDFISTDVYSYHVDRSPIATDTFLCTYHGEASDIIANDQAEQKILIPEIRNKLKALHQGPEEEFESFLKEYFFDLHYQAKPLAQAVNLGVGHLWRLAVDHPKQQVLPCIHRAPIENDGEYRLLLIC, from the coding sequence ATGAGTACTACATTTTTTGATAACGATCAAATTGGAACAGTGGCTACTTTTTCTGAACTTGTACAAACGGAATTTGAAGGAAAACAAAATGCCTTATGCTGGTACAGAAATTTAGAAGGTGATTTTAAAGAAATCGTTAGTCAATTGCAATTAAAAGAAGACATTACAGAAGTGTCTCGAGAGGATTTATTGGCGCTACAACTGTCTGAAATGGGGATTAAAGCAAGAGCTATTATTCTAGAAGATTTACGCGTATTGACCGATTTTGGAGCTTCACCTTCTCTTAATTTATTGAAATGCTACGAGCGTGATGATGCATTCGATTTCATCTCAACTGATGTCTATTCGTATCATGTAGATCGTTCTCCAATTGCAACGGATACTTTTTTATGTACGTATCATGGAGAGGCTAGTGACATTATCGCTAACGATCAAGCGGAACAAAAAATTCTAATTCCTGAAATTAGAAATAAGCTAAAAGCATTACATCAAGGTCCAGAAGAGGAATTTGAATCCTTTTTAAAGGAGTATTTTTTTGATTTGCATTATCAAGCCAAACCTTTAGCCCAAGCTGTAAATCTAGGAGTGGGACATCTTTGGCGATTGGCTGTAGATCATCCCAAACAACAAGTGCTTCCTTGTATTCACAGAGCGCCAATCGAAAATGATGGCGAATACCGATTGTTGTTGATTTGCTAA